The sequence below is a genomic window from Fibrobacter sp. UWB10.
GTGATTGACGACCCGGACAGCATTCTGCGTTGCTCCAATAAGGTGTACCTGCAGGAACTGATGCAGGCCGCCAAGATTCATTCGCCGAAGACCATTATCGCCCACGCCGAAAACCGCCACACGCTCGCGAAGGAAATCGGATTCCCCATGGTGATCAAGTCGCCGGATTCGAGTTTCTCCATGGGCGTAAAAAAGGCAACCAACAAAGAAGAACTTGAACAGATTCTCGACGAAATGTTCCAGCACAGCGACTTGCTGATTGCACAGGAATTTACGCCGACGGAATTCGACTGGCGCGTGGGCGTGCTCGACGGCAAGCCGCTCTACGCCTGCAAATATCACATGGCCAAAGGCCACTGGCAGATTTACAACTGGGAAAGCAACGACAAGCAAAGCGAAGAATTTTCGGGCAAGTGCGAAAGCGTGCCGATTGAAATGGTTCCGCACGGAATCGTGAAAACAGCTCTCCGCATTTGCAGCTTAATCGGTAACGGACTTTACGGTGTGGATTTGAAGGAATGGCACGGCCACCCGATTGTCATCGAAGTGAACGACAACCCGAGTATTGACGCGGGCATTGAAGATGGCGTGGGCAAGAGCAAAGTATACCTCGCCATCATGAGATCGCTGCGCCACCGCATCGAAGACCGCATGAACGCCGCACAACATAAATTGCAACAGCACGAAAGGGAATGGTTCTAATGTCCAACTACAAACTTTGGCAACGTTATGGAATTGAAATGGAGTACATGATCGTGGATCGTGATACTCTTGATGTACTCCCCCGCGCTGATGTTCCGCTTGGAAAAGACAAGAATGGCGAACAGCTTTCGGATGTAGAACACGGACCCATCGGACTTTCCAACGAACTGGTGAGCCATGTGCTGGAATTCAAGTGTGCAGAGCCAGTCGATAGTCTGAAGCATTTGGGCAAGACGTTCCATCATGAAATTTTGAAGGCGAACGAATCGCTCAAGAGCATTAACGCCATGCTCTTGCCGACGGCAGCACACCCCTTTATGGACCCCGCCGTAATGCAGCTCTGGCCCTACGATTGCTTGGATATTTACCAGGCCTACGACCGCATCTTTAATTGCAAGGGTCATGGTTGGGCGAACCTGCAATCCACGCATATCAACCTTTCTTTTAACGGCGACGAAGAATTCGGAAAGTTGCACGCAGCCATTCGCGCATTGCTGCCACTGATTCCCGCCGTAGCAGCATCTAGTCCGTTTTTGGACAGCAAATACTGCGGATTCTTGGATGGACGAATCGAAACTTACCGCCACAACCAAGAGAAAATTCCGAGCATTACCGGCAAGGTGATTCCCGAAGCAGTCTTTACTTACAAGGATTACGAGGAGCAGATTTTCAATCGTGTGAAGGCAGACATTGCGCCTTACGATCCGGAACATTTGCTGAATCATTTCTTCTTGAATAGCCGCGGTGCAATAGCCCGCTTTGACCGCGGCGCCGTTGAAATCCGCCTGGTTGACATTCAGGAATGCCCGGATGCAGACATTGCGATTGCCGAATGGGAAGTCGCCGTACTCAAGGGCCTTGCAGAAGGCGCTTTCGCAAGCGAAAAAGAAATTCGCGCCCTCGACACCGACGCACTCGCCAAGATTCTGCTGGACACGACTCATGCTGCCGAGAAGACGGTGATTAGCGACTGCAATTATCTGAAAATTTGGGGAATTGATGCCAGCGAAATCACAGCTAAAGAACTGGTTTTAAAAATCACCGAGAAGGTCAAGAATAAAATCAGTAGCCACTCGCAGGAACTTCTACAGAAGATGTTCAAGCGCGGTACGCTCGCCAGCACGCTCGTCAAGAACGTGGGCGCAAACCCTGACCACGACGACTTCGTGTACGAATACGGAAAACTCGCCCACTGCCTCGCGGAAAACCGACTGTATGAAGCCTAAAAATGATTCCGTTCTGATGCTTACTTGCGAGCATGCGAGCAACAAATTACCCGCAGCGTTCAAGAGCGCCGTTCCCGCCGAGGTCCTAAAGACTCACTGCGCCTACGACATCGGGGCGCTCGCCGTATTCCGCAAACTGGTGAAATTCGCAAAGCCGGAATTCTACAGCGAAGGCAAATTTTCGCGCCTGTTCGTGGACCTGAATCGCACCATCACCAACAAGAGTGCCTTTAGCGATTTCTTGCGCAACAACAAAAACGCGAAAGCGCAAGCCACCGCCTACTGGAACGAATACCGCGCCGCCATTGAAAAATTCGTGAAAGCAAACGCCAAGAAAGAAATCATTCATCTGGGCATTCACAGCTTTACGCCCGAATTGAACGGAAAAGTCCGCAACACCGACATCGGAATTCTCTACGACCCGAGCCGCCCTAAAGAATGCGAACTTGCCCAAGTCATCAAGGCCGAAATCAAGCGCTTGCACCCCGAAATGAAAGTCCGATTCAACTACCCGTACAAAGGCACTTCGGACGGACTCACCACTACCCTACGCAAAAAATTAGGTCCGCGATATGCAGGCCTAGAAATTGAAATCAACCAGAAATTCTTTTTATAGGAGATGCCCGACTAAATCGGGCATGACTCACAACGAAAAAGCCTCGGGATTCACCCGAGGCAATTTCTTTTAGATCCTTCGACTTCGGCGCTTCGCGCCTCCGCTCAGGATGACTCATCGTGTCATTACCGTGAGCCGTAGGCGACTCGTATCAACGAGTCGTCGAAGGCGAGAGCGAGCGCTTCGGGTACGTACTTAGTACGACTGGGCGCGAGCGGTCTTATAAGCAGTGAGCGCGGAGGTCTTCGTCGCTCAAGGTGCTGAGGTATGCAGGCGGCACGTCGAGAACGGTCTTGCAACCGGTCTGTCCGTTAGCCTTCATACGGAGAGCGGCGCGGGCGTAAGCCACGAGAACGCTCGTCGTGAATTCCGGGTTAGAATCGAGCTTGAGGCTGTATTCGATCACGTGAGTGTGTTCCTTGTTCATACCAGTCTTGCCGGTACGAATCACGAAACCACCGTGAGCGAGGCCGCTGTGATTCTTGTTGAATTCTTCTTCGCTGATGAAGTTAACGGTAGTGTCGTATTCATCGAAGTAGTTCGGCATCGTCTTGATGGCGTTTTCGATGTAAGCCTTGTCGGCACCTTCTTCGGCAACCACGTAAACGAGACGGGTGTGCTTCTGGCGAGTGGTGAGTTCCGGCATGGAACCGCTACGCACGGCTTCGAGAGCAGATTCCACCGGGCAGGTGTACTGCTTAGCGTTCTTCACGCCCTTGATACGGCGGACAGCGTCGCTGTGGCCCTGAGAAACACCCTTGCCCCAGAACGTGTAGTCCTTGCCTTCCGGAAGAATGGACTGAGCGTACACGCGGTTCAGGCTGAACATACCCGGGTCCCAACCGACAGAGATCATGGCGATCTTGTTTGCGCCCTTGGCAGCGGCGTCAACGGCAGCGAAGTGCTGCGGAATCTTGGCGTGCGTGTCGAAGGAGTCAATCACGTTGAACATGGATGCGTACTTCGGGGTGAGCACCGGCAGGTCCGTAGCAGAGCCACCGCAAATGATGAGCACGTCTACCTTGTCCTTCCAAGCTTCCATTTCAGAAACGTTCAAAACCGGAACGCCAGCCGTCTGAATCTTGACCGTAGAGGGGTCACGACGAGTGAAAACAGCGACGAGTTCCATATCGGGAGCCTGCTTCACAGCGCATTCCACGCCGCGACCGAGGTTACCGTAACCGAGAATAGCGATCTTTGCCATAATAAGGTCCTTGTTAAAAATTTTTGCGAGTGAAAATATAGGAAAAGTGGTCAGTAAACAGTGGTTAGTGGTTAGGGATGCGAGAGAAATTCATATCAAATTGGTAGGGGGAAGCCTCCCCCTCGGCGGCACTGCGTTGCCACCTACCCTCTCGAGCGGGCGCTCGCCGCCCCGCAACGCCCCGGCTTTTAAAAGTGATGTGTAATGGATGATTGATGATGAAGAAAGTCTTCGTTGTGGTTATTTTTCGACCATCACACAGCGGACGGAGAAACCTTTTGTCTTCAATTCTCTAGCATTTTCCGAAGGTCCACTATCAAGTGCCGCCGATATTCTCATATGATGAGCTTGTTTTGCAGCATCGGCTTGATATTCGATTGGACGAAAAATAAAGATTTTTTCTTTTAAACCATTAAATGTTCCATTATCGCTTCTAATACCAGCACCTGTAAGCGAAAATCCGCTCGCATTCGTCCCGCTAAAACCGTATGTCGAGCGCAGGCCTTTGATTCCGTCACCGTTTTCATCCTTATAACCTCGGACAATTTCATAATCATCGTATGTGAACAATCGCCAGCCATCGGGACAAATCCCTTGGTGATTTTCCTGAATAAGATCGGAGCAGCTTTCCGTGTTGCAACGGCTCGGCAACTGCATCATCTCGGCCCACTGGTAAAGACCGCCAAACTCGTCGCACTTGGTGGTATCGTTATTGTAACAGTAACGTTCTATTTCGTTGTCATTGTTCTGATCATCGGCTCCTGGAACCATTTTGCCAATGTTCAGGTTTTCGGCCATGACAGTGACAGATTTCCCGCTGTAATCCGACGTGATTGTAATGTAATAGTAGCTACGGCCATTGCGCGTGTCCGTAAACTGCTTGTATGCATTTTCGCCGACCTTGTAAGCACCGGCCAACGTTTGCGAGTGGTCGAACGGTACGTATTCGCTGCTGCTCGATTTTGCGGAACTGCTAGACACCGACGAAGAAGACTTCGCCGAGCTGCTACTGGACTTTGCTGAACTGCTCGATGCCACGCTACTGCTTGATTTCACGGAACTGCTACTGGGCCCTTCGACAGGCTCAGGGACCTTGGAACTGCTGCTCGATTTCGGTGTGACGCTGGATGACGACCGCACGGAACTGCTTGACTTCGCAGAACTGCTGCTGGCATCGTCGCAGTCTTCGCAAATGGACGAAGAAGAATCCTCGTCATGCGGGGCGAAACTGCTGTCGTCATCGCCGCAAGCATTGCCAAGCAACGCCGCCACCACAAGCATTCCCCCCAGAACAAACTTCTTCAGCATAAAATACCTCACCCCTAAATATAACCTAAACCCCGCCCCAAAACAAACACCCCGTGACCAAACACTCCGTATAGGCCCAATTTTGTCATAATATGACATGACAATAAATTTATATTTATCAGCAGACACTAAACCACAAACCCAGCTTTTTACTTCAAGGCTCATATGCGTTTTGGTGAATTTCAAGAAGTTTTCAAAATGTATTGCTTTTGTACGCACAAAAATGTATATTAAGTGACATGAACAAGACTGCAAATTTATACGCTCGCATAGAGCCCGACGTCAAGGAACAAGCCGAAAACGTCCTGGAAACCCTCGGCATATCCGTTTCCAGCGCCATCAACATGTTCTATAAACAGATTATTCTGCAACAGGGTATTCCCTTTGACGTGAAAATACCCAAGGCTCCCGAAAACTCCGCCAAATGGTCTAAAGAGCGCCTCGATGCGGAACTCGAGAAAGGCTACAATGACATGCTGAAAGGTCGCACCCGCCCAGCCGCGATGGTCCTTTCCGATGTCAAGAAAAAACACAAGGTATGAATTTCGAAGTCCATTTTTCTTCCGCAGCACAGGATGATATCGATCAAATCTTTGACTATATCAGCGTAGCACTTTGTTCGCCTATCGCGGCAAAGAATCTAATGGGAAAAATTCAGGAATCGTCGTTATATTGCGCGTCTTTTATTGCAGACAGGAAACAAAATAGCCTTCAACACTACATATATTTCAAACACCGGAGAATACAAGAGAATGCTTCACGTGATTGACGCAAAATATATTGGCGATTATGGGGCATCACATGGTCGAACGGCGTCGATTTCGCCCCTGAATTCATCAGGGCTCTTCAGAAATACAAGGGCTAGACGCAATCCTTTTAGATTCCCGTGCTGCCAAACCCGCCGCGGTCGGCGCCTTCAAGCGGGCCTTCCTCGAAGGTAAGCGTCGGCTGAATTTCCATGATGCGGAACTGCGCGATGCGGCTCCCCTTCTCAATGGTCACGTCGCGGGTGGCGTACACGGGCATTTTCCACCAATCGTTCGCGCCACAATAGCTAGAATCGACCACGCCCACAGAATTTGCTTGTAAAATTCCAAAATTTTTGAAGGTGGAACTGCGCGGGGCGATATGCGCCTCGTAACCCTCAGGCAACTTCATCGCGACCCCCAAGTGAATGAGTTTGAACTCGCCTGCCTTGAGCGTCACAGTCTCTGCCGCGGCAAGGTCAATCCAGTCGGATTTGCCGCCGATGTTAGTGAGTTTCGGGATAGAATCGTCGAGGTACTGAATTTTAATCGTCTTCGTGGTCATGGTGCAAATATATAAAAGTCTATATTTGGAATATGTCCCTAGAAACAGAACGTTTGATTCTTCGCCGTTGGCAAGATAGCGATGCTGAAGATCTTTACAAGTACGCCAGCGACCCTGATGTGGGCCCCATTGCAGGCTGGCCCGCTCACAAAAACGTAAAAGAAAGTCTTGGCGTTATCAGGTACGTTTTTTGCGGAGCCGAAGCCTACGCCGTATGCTTAAAACAAGACAACAAGCCCATCGGAGCCATCGAGCTGAAGCTCAACGGCAACACCGATTTGACCGAGCGCGATGACGAATGCGAGCTCGGCTACTGGATAGGCAAACCCTTTTGGGGGCAAGGGCTCATTCCCGAAGCCGCAAAAGAATTAATACGCCACGCCTTCCAAGATCTTGGTATGCGAAAAGTCTGGTGCGGATACTACGACGGCAATGAAAAATCTCGTCGAGTTCAAGAGAAATGTGGATTCAAGTACCAGTGGACCACCAAGGACCTTTATCTCCCCTTGATGAGCGAGCACCGCACGGGGCATGTCAGTTGCATTACGAAAGAAGAATTCGAAAATCGCTAAATAACTTCATCGATTTTTTCGTTCCAGTGGTTCGTGGTTTCACAGACCATTTCTTTTCCGCAGTCGTAAACGCATAAGAAGCATACTTCGTTCACGACCTCGTAATCGGAGCCGCCGTTGAACACATTTGCATTGCCGTATTCTTCGCGGTCATTCCACACGTAGACTTTGCAGGCATTTTGTGCGGAAACCGACTTGCAGTAAGCCGCAAGGGTTTCTTGGGAAAGGTCTGCGGCGCTCACAACACCAGCCGACGAAAGAATTTCGGTAAGCGAGATGGCGCGGGTTTCGCCATCCTTCAAGATTCTTCCAGCGATGTTGTATTCGATTTCCATAGGCTAGGATTCGCTTTCAGTGGCTTCGGCAGCCTTAGCAGCCTTGGCAGCGGCCTTGTCGGCAGCTTGTTCAAGGCGAGCGGGCTTTTTCGCGAGATTGCGGATGAGACCAAACAACGCAGAAAGTTCATTGCGGGTCGGGTGCAAACGCTGCAAGAGCGTATTGAGGAAGTTGTCGCGCCAAGATTGGTCGTGATACTGGCCGGTCAGATAGCGGTCCAAGAACTTCTTGAAGCTATCAATCTGATCGATGGTCGCCGGAGCCGTTTCGCAAGCACCCTTGCTTCCACGCTTCGCGCGGCCTTCGCCGTTGGCAAGCGCACCGCTGCGGCAAAGTTCATAAAGGCCCACCGTCACCGCCTGCGCCAAGTTCAGACTCATGAGTCCCGGCACCGGGATTTCACACTGGTAAGTGCAAGCGTTCACTTCTTCGGTTTCAAGACCGCAAGATTCGCGACCGAACACCAGCGCAATCGTTCCGTTTTCGGGCAACAATTCCGAAAGCCCAGGCATCATCGTATGCTTGATGGCAGAACCGTAAATACGGCGGCTAAACGCAACTGCGCAAGCGCAATCACCAATGGCATCTTCGAACTTATGCACGATAGTTGCCTTGTCCAAGACTTCGTGACTGTTCGGTGCCGTATGGTAAGAATTTTCAATGACCTTGTCGCGTCTCGGGTAAACAATATAAAGTTCATCGAGGGCGTAGCAGTGCATGGCGCGGGCCACAAAGCCCACATTGTGCGGATGTTCCGGTTCGACTAGGACAACTCTAAACTTGCGCATAATTTAAACCTTCCAAATAAATCCCTTACCGCGGATTTCATTTTCAATTGTTTCGCCGGCTTGAATTTCAGCACCGGCATAAATCACAGAATGCTTGATAGTCACACCAGCAGGCACTTGAACGCCGGCTTCAACGACAGCTTCGTTCACGTCGCGGCCAAGCTCCTTCAAGCGAGCCTCCACCGCCGACATCAAGCCTTCGGGCGAGCCCATATCAATCCAAGTCGCATGCAGTTGCGTCATGTCCACGAACGGAGCGCGACCCGCCGCAATCTCTTGCTTCCAGAATTCACGGATATCAAATTCTCCATCGCGAATACGCGAAAGAGCGACATCGCTGTACCACGAAACGCCCGAGAACGTCGCAGGCAAACCTTCTTCGCTACCAAAGCGGCCAACCACGCCGGCCAAGCGACCGTCCGCTCCCACGCGGAATGTGTTCACCTTCGGAAAATCAACCGCGAGCAAAGCCACCTGCGGACCGTCCGGCTGAGCAGCCAACGCCAGCGCATTTTCGACAAAGGCCTTCAAGTCAAAATTGCAATAAGCATCGCCATTCATAATCAGAAGGCCTCCACGATAGCCTTCATTGTAAATGCGCTTGAGCGGGCCGGCAGTCCCGAGGATATCGGGCAACTCCACCCAAACTTTTTCGAAACCTAAAGTTCCACCCGCCGACACCACCTGTTCAGCCAGATAATGAGCATTTGCATGCAAACGAACACTTCCGATGGCGCGCGCCTTACGAGCCTGCAAGTCCAAAATCGAGGCGTCAACCACAGGAACAAGGGGCTTCGGCACGTCATTAGTGAGCGGG
It includes:
- a CDS encoding glutamate-cysteine ligase family protein; the protein is MSNYKLWQRYGIEMEYMIVDRDTLDVLPRADVPLGKDKNGEQLSDVEHGPIGLSNELVSHVLEFKCAEPVDSLKHLGKTFHHEILKANESLKSINAMLLPTAAHPFMDPAVMQLWPYDCLDIYQAYDRIFNCKGHGWANLQSTHINLSFNGDEEFGKLHAAIRALLPLIPAVAASSPFLDSKYCGFLDGRIETYRHNQEKIPSITGKVIPEAVFTYKDYEEQIFNRVKADIAPYDPEHLLNHFFLNSRGAIARFDRGAVEIRLVDIQECPDADIAIAEWEVAVLKGLAEGAFASEKEIRALDTDALAKILLDTTHAAEKTVISDCNYLKIWGIDASEITAKELVLKITEKVKNKISSHSQELLQKMFKRGTLASTLVKNVGANPDHDDFVYEYGKLAHCLAENRLYEA
- a CDS encoding N-formylglutamate amidohydrolase, with translation MKPKNDSVLMLTCEHASNKLPAAFKSAVPAEVLKTHCAYDIGALAVFRKLVKFAKPEFYSEGKFSRLFVDLNRTITNKSAFSDFLRNNKNAKAQATAYWNEYRAAIEKFVKANAKKEIIHLGIHSFTPELNGKVRNTDIGILYDPSRPKECELAQVIKAEIKRLHPEMKVRFNYPYKGTSDGLTTTLRKKLGPRYAGLEIEINQKFFL
- a CDS encoding diaminopimelate dehydrogenase — protein: MMAKIAILGYGNLGRGVECAVKQAPDMELVAVFTRRDPSTVKIQTAGVPVLNVSEMEAWKDKVDVLIICGGSATDLPVLTPKYASMFNVIDSFDTHAKIPQHFAAVDAAAKGANKIAMISVGWDPGMFSLNRVYAQSILPEGKDYTFWGKGVSQGHSDAVRRIKGVKNAKQYTCPVESALEAVRSGSMPELTTRQKHTRLVYVVAEEGADKAYIENAIKTMPNYFDEYDTTVNFISEEEFNKNHSGLAHGGFVIRTGKTGMNKEHTHVIEYSLKLDSNPEFTTSVLVAYARAALRMKANGQTGCKTVLDVPPAYLSTLSDEDLRAHCL
- a CDS encoding FISUMP domain-containing protein gives rise to the protein MLKKFVLGGMLVVAALLGNACGDDDSSFAPHDEDSSSSICEDCDDASSSSAKSSSSVRSSSSVTPKSSSSSKVPEPVEGPSSSSVKSSSSVASSSSAKSSSSSAKSSSSVSSSSAKSSSSEYVPFDHSQTLAGAYKVGENAYKQFTDTRNGRSYYYITITSDYSGKSVTVMAENLNIGKMVPGADDQNNDNEIERYCYNNDTTKCDEFGGLYQWAEMMQLPSRCNTESCSDLIQENHQGICPDGWRLFTYDDYEIVRGYKDENGDGIKGLRSTYGFSGTNASGFSLTGAGIRSDNGTFNGLKEKIFIFRPIEYQADAAKQAHHMRISAALDSGPSENARELKTKGFSVRCVMVEK
- a CDS encoding type II toxin-antitoxin system RelB/DinJ family antitoxin, whose product is MNKTANLYARIEPDVKEQAENVLETLGISVSSAINMFYKQIILQQGIPFDVKIPKAPENSAKWSKERLDAELEKGYNDMLKGRTRPAAMVLSDVKKKHKV
- a CDS encoding dUTP diphosphatase, which translates into the protein MTTKTIKIQYLDDSIPKLTNIGGKSDWIDLAAAETVTLKAGEFKLIHLGVAMKLPEGYEAHIAPRSSTFKNFGILQANSVGVVDSSYCGANDWWKMPVYATRDVTIEKGSRIAQFRIMEIQPTLTFEEGPLEGADRGGFGSTGI
- a CDS encoding GNAT family N-acetyltransferase, with protein sequence MSLETERLILRRWQDSDAEDLYKYASDPDVGPIAGWPAHKNVKESLGVIRYVFCGAEAYAVCLKQDNKPIGAIELKLNGNTDLTERDDECELGYWIGKPFWGQGLIPEAAKELIRHAFQDLGMRKVWCGYYDGNEKSRRVQEKCGFKYQWTTKDLYLPLMSEHRTGHVSCITKEEFENR
- a CDS encoding RNA methyltransferase, producing the protein MRKFRVVLVEPEHPHNVGFVARAMHCYALDELYIVYPRRDKVIENSYHTAPNSHEVLDKATIVHKFEDAIGDCACAVAFSRRIYGSAIKHTMMPGLSELLPENGTIALVFGRESCGLETEEVNACTYQCEIPVPGLMSLNLAQAVTVGLYELCRSGALANGEGRAKRGSKGACETAPATIDQIDSFKKFLDRYLTGQYHDQSWRDNFLNTLLQRLHPTRNELSALFGLIRNLAKKPARLEQAADKAAAKAAKAAEATESES
- a CDS encoding sugar phosphate nucleotidyltransferase; translation: MEKFPVNNDSLNVLILAAGLGTRLRPLTNDVPKPLVPVVDASILDLQARKARAIGSVRLHANAHYLAEQVVSAGGTLGFEKVWVELPDILGTAGPLKRIYNEGYRGGLLIMNGDAYCNFDLKAFVENALALAAQPDGPQVALLAVDFPKVNTFRVGADGRLAGVVGRFGSEEGLPATFSGVSWYSDVALSRIRDGEFDIREFWKQEIAAGRAPFVDMTQLHATWIDMGSPEGLMSAVEARLKELGRDVNEAVVEAGVQVPAGVTIKHSVIYAGAEIQAGETIENEIRGKGFIWKV